From Camelina sativa cultivar DH55 chromosome 5, Cs, whole genome shotgun sequence:
CCCTTGATCCGTCCTGCTCAAGAAGATCATGACAGCAGGCGGAAGACTCTAGAATCATCGAGAAAGCATCTAGGGTTTATGTTTCTAAGATATAAATAAGCTTGTAAACCCTCTCTTGTAATCTAAGCAGAAATGAGAAATTGAAAGCTTCAACCTAAAAACAACTTTtactttcatggtatcagagctcatGGCTTTAGCATCCATGGCCTTTTATTCAGTTCCGTCTTTAAACATTTCCAACTGTGTTACGGTTACGCTTACGCAAAAGAACTACATCCTGTGGAAAAGTCAGTTCGAGTCATTCTTGGCGGGTCAAGGCTTGCTGGGATTTGTTACTGGTTCTATCTCTGCTCCAAGCACCACGGCGGTTGCAACAAGTCTTGATGGCACCAGAACAGAGGCAACAAATCCAGAGTACTCGACTTGGCACCGTACAGATCAGGTTGTCAAGTCTTGGCTTTTGGGATCTTTCTCGGAGGACATACTGAGTGTGGTGACTAGCTGTTCTACTTCACACCAGGTATGGATGTGTCTAGCTAATCATTTTAACAGAGTATCCTCATCTAGGCTGTTTGAGCTTCAAAGGCGTTTACATGACTCTAGATAAGAAGGATAGAACTATGGAATCTTACCTTAGGGATCTTAAGGGAATCTGTGACCAGCTAGCTTCAGTTGATAGTCCTGTGACtgagaaaatgaaaatcttTGCTGCAATGAATGGTCTAGGAAGAGAATATGAGCCAATCAAAACCACTATTGAAACTCTTGTTGATAGCTCTCCAAATCTTACCTTAGATGATGTAATCCCAAAGTTAACTGGTTATGATGATCGACTTGTGGGATATCTGTCTGAGACTGCTGTGTTGGTTACGCCTCATGTTGCCTTTCATGTCTCTCAACCAACAAGCGAGTACTATCACCAGAACAACTCCAGGGGGAGAGGCAATGGCAACCGATACGGTCGGGGAAGAGGCTCCTTCTCGACAAGAGGACGCGGCTTTCATCAACAGATCTTCTCTGATGGTTCTCAGACGACTCGTAGCTCAGTGGTGTGTCAGATATGTGGTAAAACAGGACATCATGCACTCAAATGTTGGCACAGATTCGACAATGGATATCAGTATGAGGATGTTCCACGCGCTCTAGCTGCAATGAGGATCACAAAGGTAACAGATCAACAAGGTGCAGATTGGCTTCCGGACTCAGGCTCCTCTGCCCATGTTACCAACACAGTTCAAAACCTGCAATAGGCACAACCATATCACGGTAATGATTCAGTAATGGTAGGTGATGGTTTATTTCTTCCAATAACTCACACAGGCTCAACCAGTATTGCTTCAACTTCAGGTAAAATACCTCTTAAAGACGTCCTTGTTTGTCCCGACATTGCTAAGTCATTACTGTATGTCTCGAAACTTACCACAGATTATCCATGTTCTGTTGCTTTTGATTGTGATGGGGTGTGTATAAATGATAAGGTCTCAAAGAAGCTGCTGGTAATGGTAAGCCTGCATAACGATCATTACCGGCTGGAGGAACCAAAACCTCATGTCTTCTACTCCACGAAGAAGCACTCAACCAGTGATGAAGTCTGGTATAGAAGACTGGGGCATCCTAACTCTCAAGTCCTTCAGCAGCTCGAGAAAAGTGGTTCTATTTCTATCAACAAGTTTATCAAGTCAGTGTGTGAAGCATGTCAGCTGGGAAAAAGCTCAAGGCTTCcattttctgcttcttcttttactgCAACAAAATCTCTTGAGAGGGTTCACTGTGATCTGTGGGGGCCCTCTCCAATAATTTCTTTTCAAGGTTTTCGATATTATGTAGTGTTTGTGGACAACTTTTCACGGTTCAGTTGGCTCTTTCCACTGAAAATGAAATCAGACTTCTTTCAAATATTTGTTCTATTTCAAAAGATGGTGGAAAATCAGTTTGAGTGCAGAATCAAAGGCTTCCAGTGTGATGGAGGTGGAGAGTTCATCAGTACACAGTTTCTGAAACATTTGCAAGAACATGGGATCCAACAGTTTCTCTCTTGTCCTCATACACCACAACAGAATGACTTAGCTGAGCGCAAGCATAGACATGTCACTGAATTAGGCATGTCAATGTTATTTCAAGGCAAACTTCCTCTAAAATACTGGGTGGAAGCTTTTTACACAGCCAATTTCTTGATTAATCTTCTACCAACATCAGCATTGGTAGATTCAATCTCTCCATATGAAAAACTACACAGAAAGAAACCTGTCTAGGATATCGATGTTTGTATCCTCCCACGGGAAGAGTCTACATAAGCAGACATGTGATCTTCGATGAGGCTACTTACCCTTTCTCCACAATTTATAAAGCCCTGCATCCAGAAACAGTGACTCTGTTACTCTCTGCCTGGCATAAAAGCTTCATTCCGGTCAATGTAGATTCTGTGGTGTCTACTCCTGCAACGGTTCCAGCTGTTTCATCATTGCCAAACTCCTCTCAATTCCATGGTGTCGTTGCTGCGCCTGTGAGTGAGGAATGTTCTGAGCGTACGACAGGCTCCGAACCTGCTTCTATTGGCGATAGTGTTTCTCATTCACAGGAAAACGCCTCAACGGTGTCTTCAGATTAACTTTCTTCCAGTGATGATGACAACCAACCTTCTCCCTGTCAGAACTCACACCCAATGATCACGAGGGCAAAGGATGGCATTCGTAAGCCCAATCCACGGTATGCACTTATGACACACAAGGTCTCCTATCCAGAACCAAAGACTGTCTCAGCAGCTTTAAAAGATCCTGGCTGGACAGGAGCAATGGGAGAGGAGATGTCTACCTGCAAAGAGGTTATGACTTGGACTCTAGTGCCTCCGCAGCCAGAAATGCATGTTCTAGGAAGCAAGTGGGTGTTTCGCACTAAACTGAATGCTGATGGAACTCTCAATAAGCTCAAAGCACGGTTGGTGGCAAAGGGCTTTGATCAAGAGGAAGGGATAGACTACTTGGAAACTTACAGCCCTGTGGTCAGAACACCAACAGTAAGGATGGTGTTTCATGTTGCAGTCTGCAATAACTGGGAATTAAaacaaatggatgttaaaaatGCATTTCTCCATGGAGACCTTGAAAAAACAGTTTATATGAAACAACCAGCAGGATTTGTTAATCAAGATAAGCCAGACTATGTGTGTCTCCTTCACAAGTCTTTATATGGCCTGAAGCAGTCTCCTAAAGCATGGTATGACAAATTTAGTACCTTTCTCTTGGAATTTGGTTTTATANAgtagtgatctcttaatttgagagagtagctctagggtaaatttgagcagNTCTGAAACATTTGCAAGAACATGGGATCCAACAGTTTCTCTCTTGTCCTCAtacaccacaacagaatggCTTAGCTGAGCGCAAGCATTGACATGTCACTGAATTAGGCATGTCAATGTTATTTCAAGGCAAACTTCCTCTAAAATACTGGGTGGAAGTTTTTTACACAGCCAATTTCTTGATTAATCTTCTACCAACATCAGCATTGGTAGATTCAATCTCTCCATATGAAAAACTACACAGAAAGAAACCTGTTTACACGTCTTTAAGACCATTTGGCTGTGCTTGTTTCCCAACTCTACGTGACTATGCCTCAACGAAATTAGATCCAAAGTCATTGCAATGTGTGTTTCTCGGCTACAACGAGAAGTATAAGGGATATCGATGTTTGTATCCTCCCACGGGAAGAGTCTACATAAGCAGACATGTGATCTTCGATGAGGCTACTTACCCTTTCTCCACAATTTATAAAGCCCTGCATCCAGAAACAGTGACTCNNNNNNNNNNNNNNNNNNNNNNNNNNNNNNNNNNNNNNNNNNNNNNNNNNNNNNNNNNNNNNNNNNNNNNNNNNNNNNNNNNNNNNNNNNNNNNNNNNNNNNNNNNNNNNNNNNNNNNNNNNNNNNNNNNNNNNNNNNNNNNNNNNNNNNNNNNNNNNNNNNNNNNNNNNNNNNNNNNNNNNNNNNNNNNNNNNNNNNNNNNNNNNNNNNNNNNNNNNNNNNNNNNNNNNNNNNNNNNNNNNNNNNNNNNNNNNNNNNNNNNNNNNNNNNNNNNNNNNNNNNNNNNNNNNNNNNNNNNNNNNNNNNNNNNNNNNNNNNNNNNNNNNNNNNNNNNNNNNNNNNNNNNNNNNNNNNNNNNNNNNNNNNNNNNNNNNNNNNNNNNNNNNNNNNNNNNNNNNNNNNNNNNNNNNNNNNNNNNNNNNNNNNNNNNNNNNNNNNNNNNNNNNNNNNNNNNNNNNNNNNNNNNNNNNNNNNNNNNNNNNNNNNNNNNNNNNNNNNNNNNNNNNNNNNNNNNNNNNNNNNNNNNNNNNNNNNNNNNNNNNNNNNNNNNNNNNNNNNNNNNNNNNNNNNNNNNNNNNNNNNNNNNNNNNNNNNNNNNNNNNNNNNNNNNNNNNNNNNNNNNNNNNNNNNNNNNNNNNNNNNNNNNNNNNNNNNNNNNNNNNNNNNNNNNNNNNNNNNNNNNNNNNNNNNNNNNNNNNNNNNNNNNNNNNNNNNNNNNNNNNNNNNNNNNNNNNNNNNNNNNNNNNNNNNNNNNNNNNNNNNNNNNNNNNNNNNNNNNNNNNNNNNNNNNNNNNNNNNNNNNNNNNNNNNNNNNNNNNNNNNNNNNNNNNNNNNNNNNNNNNNNNNNNNNNNNNNNNNNNNNNNNNNNNNNNNNNNNNNNNNNNNNNNNNNNNNNNNNNNNNNNNNNNNNNNNNNNNNNNNNNNNNNNNNNNNNNNNNNNNNNNNNNNNNNNNNNNNNNNNNNNNNNNNNNNNNNNNNNNNNNNNNNNNNNNNNNNNNNNNNNNNNNNNNNNNNNNNNNNNNNNNNNNNNNNNNNNNNNNNNNNNNNNNNNNNNNNNNNNNNNNNNNNNNNNNNNNNNNNNNNNNNNNNNNNNNNNNNNNNNNNNNNNNNNNNNNNNNNNNNNNNNNNNNNNNNNNNNNNNNNNNNNNNNNNNNNNNNNNNNNNNNNNNNNNNNNNNNNNNNNNNNNNNNNNNNNNNNNNNNNNNNNNNNNNNNNNNNNNNNNNNNNNNNNNNNNNNNNNNNNNNNNNNNNNNNNNNNNNNNNNNNNNNNNNNNNNNNNNNNNNNNNNNNNNNNNNNNNNNNNNNNNNNNNNNNNNNNNNNNNNNNNNNNNNNNNNNNNNNNNNNNNNNNNNNNNNNNNNNNNNNNNNNNNNNNNNNNNNNNNNNNNNNNNNNNNNNNNNNNNNNNNNNNNNNNNNNNNNNNNNNNNNNNNNNNNNNNNNNNNNNNNNNNNNNNNNNNNNNNNNNNNNNNNNNNNNNNNNNNNNNNNNNNNNNNNNNNNNNNNNNNNNNNNNNNNNNNNNNNNNNNNNNNNNNNNNNNNNNNNNNNNNNNNNNNNNNNNNNNNNNNNNNNNNNNNNNNNNNNNNNNNNNNNNNNNNNNNNNNNNNNNNNNNNNNNNNNNNNNNNNNNNNNNNNNNNNNNNNNNNNNNNNNNNNNNNNNNNNNNNNNNNNNNNNNNNNNNNNNNNNNNNNNNNNNNNNNNNNNNNNNNNNNNNNNNNNNNNNNNNNNNNNNNNNNNNNNNNNNNNNNNNNNNNNNNNNNNNNNNNNNNNNNNNNNNNNNNNNNNNNNNNNNNNNNNNNNNNNNNNNNNNNNNNNNNNNNNNNNNNNNNNNNNNNNNNNNNNNNNNNNNNNNNNNNNNNACTAAACTGAATGCTGATGGAACTCTCAATAAGCTCAAAGCACGGTTGGTGGCAAAGGGCTTTGATCAAGAGGAAGGGATAGACTACTTGGAAACTTACAGCCCTGTGGTCAGAACACCAACAGTAAGGATGGTGTTTCATGTTGCAGTCTGCAATAACTGGGAATTAAaacaaatggatgttaaaaatGCATTTCTCCATGGAGACCTTGAAGAAACAGTTTATATGAAACAACCAGCAGGATTTGTTGATCAAGATAAGCCAGACTATGTGTGTCTCCTTCACAAGTCTTTATATGGCCTGAAGCAGTCTCCTAGAGCATGGTATGACAAATTTAGTACCTTTCTCTTGGAATTTGGTTTTATATGCAGCTTGTGGGATCCTTCACTCTTTGTCTACTCACGCAACAACGACCTGATCTTTCTGCTGCTCTATGTTGACGACATGATAGTCACTGGTAACAACTCGAAAACCCTCACTTATCTGCTAGATGAACTCAATAAACAGTTCAGAATGAAGGATTTGGGCAGAGCTCATTATTTCCTTGGTATACAGCTTCAGTACTTTCCTGATGGTATGTTCATGTCTCAGCAAAAATATGCAGAGGATCTCCTAGTCACTGCTCAGATGGAGAACTGCGCTCCCATGCCAACACCACTACCCCTAGAGCTTGATAAAGTACCAGATCAAGATAAAGAGTTCATGGAGCCAACATATTTTTGCAGTTTGGCTGGTAAACTTCAATATCTAAAATTGACTCGACCGGGTATTCAATTTGCTGTTAATTATGTGTGTCAGAAGATGCACAAACCCACCATGTCCGATTTCCATCTGCTCAAATGCATACTGAGATATGTCAAGGGAACAATTACAATGGGGTAGTGGAGACTATACAATTAGCGCCTACAGTGATTGTGATTACGAGGATGACAATGCTCTCACGGCTTATAGTGACAGTGattattgatatatcatggtttttgtggtttttaaccatgatataaggagtcttttagtgtcttttcatttgtttctagattgtttttgagtctttacaggtttttagcatggatggagcaaagtggagtgatttggatcagtttggagcaataattcggaggaaaagaacttggagtcagaacagagagggagtgtcgatcgacactgccttagcatcgatcgacaccctctttaggcgatgaagaatcacaaatttggaagttttacaaatctgtcccaaagttttccatatttgcaacataagtccctgatGTGTTtaaggacatataaatagtgtttttaggttttccaaacccttaagttttattctagcaagttttatttttctgcaaccctgagagatttttgagagctattggagagagagatctgaactgctttgagagaagaattcttaaactcctttcttactcttttaatctctattgcttattattcagaatcatgtcttgttcttcattgattatgtctgagtagtttgcttgttaggtttagggtttttcacagggattttatgaattattagatctgtttatttaggattcattatctttctagatcttcatcttaggttgttcttcatattaatccttgattggccatctagaattaatactttaggaaaataaattgatatgagaatataattgttttcctgataaaaccttttgatgagcaaaattatttcttgcaaagagatttgatttaataattttgtgaacaatctaaacctgattttattgctgatttttaacctagaattttacaaagagatttggattttctggttttaaatttagatattatttgcagtgagaactgatttaatttacaaaagtgtttagagttctagatctgttcttaattgtttgaatcctaatttattgattgatttaatatttcataatttcctgagaaattccctaggcctagctttttgatcttctgaatttacaacagcttttatttaatattttgcattgcttttattttaattcaatttaatctgtttagcataattataaaactctataatttattgtgtagtcttgagtccttgtggaattcgacccctaagtactgcagtgatctcttaatttgagagagtagctctagggtaaatttgagcatatcaaattttggcgccgttgccggggactctctgatctaccattagatttgagttttagattttgtctaaatttttctttttattttcaaactaacacgcttttgttttcttctctcttgtgtgtttcaggtgtatgcctaataagcctaacacaaggagcaataagactggtccaattctgaagctttcaaaccaagagttgggaaaacttgagcgtgagaaccgaaaagcagccaaatctctgaagatggttaacccaatcattctgatgcgagatgaggatggtgctttgagggatcaagagggccacttgcgcaatgagcagggccaaaagattgatgctgagggcaatgtgattgctgaaatTGCTGTTGTCGACGAACCAGCTGATGGTGtcgacggtgtcgatcgacaccaaccaggtggcatcgatcgacacccacctgcagacgtgcgtggagctgccaaccacgtacagaacccagttcgacgacaggagaacaaccgggacttgatcaggaccattgctgactacaatagggctgatctggtgtatgagaaccggtctgctattgttcctcccccttttcagaggaatgattttgagttgaagcctgcgtactttcaactagttgggcagagacctttctctgctttgcccaatgagaagcctctggaccatattgagcattttgaggatcttgtgaccagtatcaaggctaatggagtgactgaggacttcatattctgcaagctcttcccatactcacttgcaggagaggcatctcagtggttgaagcaattgccagctggatctttgacatcttggcaacaagtcaaagtggctttcctcaaccatttctatgatgatgcaatgtcagatgagttgagagtcaagTTATccactttcaagcaaagaccagatgaagctttcaaggcagcttgggtgagattcaaagcttatcagagggattgtccacaccatggtttttcaagggtacaactgttgagtatcttcttcagagggtgtgactggaagtatcagttagctttggatgctgcaagtcatgggaatttcaaaacaagatttccagaagatgctgaagttttgattgagaatttggcttctagcaatagcactaagggagcagatgctgaaaggaagagattgcatggaggatttgattcaaaccagttagcttctgttaatgctaagctggattcagtgcataatctcCTTATGGGAaagaaatctgttcattttgctgctgaggttgagacatatgagccagaacctgatcaaggacaccaagaggaagatgtgaactatgtgtatgggaatcagggacagcggtttggaaatcagcaaggcaataggccttacagtgggaactcttcaggctacacttccaagccagagtatcagcagcaacaacagaacaatggctatacaaggacatatgggaactcatcttatcagtctccacctcctaagaattcttcagagagtagaatggaagccatgcttgagcagcttttgcaaggacaggagcaattgacagtgacattcaatgggaagattgacaatgtctatactaagctgaatgggaagattgatgcattgaatgttcatgttaagaagctggagattcaagttgcacagactgctgggtctgttaaacgaCAAGAGAGTGTTCTTCCAgtaagaactgagtcaaaccccagacatgcttgcaatgccatatcagtgcgagatgaagatgatggtgaactTGCTTCttcagaaaaagaagagaaatcgaccaatctctcggtttcagatgatggtgtcgatcgacaccacctgggtgtcggtcgacactcatcccAAACGAGCCCAGAAAccgcaaaatctcaggttccagctgctaaaagggtctacaagcctaaggttccttttcccaagccaagaaagtctaagcaagagatggaggaagctagatgcaaagctatgatggataaggtgatgattgagatgcctttaattGATGCAGTGAAGCTTTCACCACCTCTCAAACgctatgtgaagagaatggtatccaatggttttagccctgaagaaggagcctTGCTAACTAAAGAtgttagtgcaattctgttgaaccagcctgttcagaGGAATAAGGATAgaaagcaggaggtggttgtcactaaggaagtgagtgaaatcattcaatgtaggactgctaagaagttaccagatcctggaagctttgtacttgattgcttaatctcagcaggaaggttttctcactcactttgtgaccttggctctagcatcaacttgatgccacattctgttg
This genomic window contains:
- the LOC104789745 gene encoding uncharacterized protein LOC104789745, with translation MVSELMALASMAFYSVPSLNISNCVTVTLTQKNYILWKSQFESFLAGQGLLGFVTGSISAPSTTAVATSLDGTRTEATNPEYSTWHRTDQLIILTEYPHLGCLSFKGVYMTLDKKDRTMESYLRDLKGICDQLASVDSPVTEKMKIFAAMNGLGREYEPIKTTIETLVDSSPNLTLDDVIPKLTGYDDRLVGYLSETAVLVTPHVAFHVSQPTSEYYHQNNSRGRGNGNRYGRGRGSFSTRGRGFHQQIFSDGSQTTRSSVVCQICGKTGHHALKCWHRFDNGYQYEDVPRALAAMRITKVTDQQGADWLPDSGSSAHVTNTVQNLQ